One region of Cyanobium sp. M30B3 genomic DNA includes:
- a CDS encoding nucleotidyltransferase family protein, with product MIRADPLAPLAPEHRLLLRAAFGTPTVAKDAWQEWRHRVDFDAIDSASQRLLPLLVRRDGVIPRDDSVSGRVRGLYRRTWVRNQALWDSIRPAVEALAQRRIPLLLVGEAALVGLSGDVGSRPIQTLTMAVGPRHRSEAAQALTLLGWRPRMVGVRRWLRWRLLPAGDNWSFTGPDDAAAAKPLRLCLGAPWAVADSMAWQGAQPLAVAGTVRQLQHPGDLLLQLILESARPCQRLSPQWVADVMQLLRVSDTEGVAARLQARSRHRRLPQAFRTRLIGSGELVDDPAPAALLAQLER from the coding sequence TTGATCAGGGCTGATCCGCTCGCTCCGCTGGCACCTGAACATCGGCTGCTGCTGCGTGCCGCCTTCGGGACGCCCACCGTGGCAAAAGACGCCTGGCAGGAATGGCGCCATCGGGTGGATTTCGATGCGATCGACAGCGCTTCGCAGCGGCTGCTGCCGCTGCTCGTGCGCCGGGATGGCGTGATTCCCAGGGACGACAGCGTGTCCGGCCGGGTCAGGGGGCTGTATCGGCGGACCTGGGTGCGCAATCAAGCCCTGTGGGACAGCATCCGTCCTGCGGTCGAGGCGCTCGCTCAGCGCCGGATTCCGCTCCTGCTGGTGGGGGAGGCTGCCCTGGTCGGTCTGAGCGGCGACGTAGGGTCCCGGCCCATTCAGACGCTGACCATGGCCGTCGGACCACGGCATCGGAGCGAGGCGGCGCAAGCCCTGACCCTGCTGGGCTGGCGGCCCCGCATGGTGGGGGTGCGCCGGTGGCTGCGGTGGCGGCTGCTGCCCGCGGGCGACAACTGGAGCTTCACCGGGCCGGATGACGCAGCCGCGGCGAAGCCGCTGCGACTCTGCCTGGGGGCTCCCTGGGCCGTGGCCGACTCGATGGCCTGGCAGGGGGCTCAGCCCTTGGCGGTCGCGGGCACGGTCAGGCAGCTGCAGCACCCTGGCGATCTGCTGCTGCAGCTGATCCTGGAAAGCGCACGGCCCTGCCAGCGCCTCTCCCCCCAGTGGGTGGCCGACGTCATGCAGCTGCTGCGCGTGAGCGATACGGAAGGCGTGGCGGCCAGACTTCAGGCCAGGTCTCGCCACAGAAGACTCCCGCAGGCTTTCCGCACCCGTCTGATCGGCTCCGGCGAGCTGGTGGACGACCCCGCTCCGGCGGCCTTGCTCGCCCAGCTGGAGCGATGA
- a CDS encoding nucleotidyltransferase family protein, with amino-acid sequence MSTARAAVPLAASRWVATAVSRVLQQRHPGSALAPLTLPPPSAASTDDLIEAIARHRVIPLLTPWADPLGLPPDAVAKLQALRRQEHLLGLANIVGTVTAAQALSVAGVDHLVVKGVCLPALSHRQPATRGRGDVDVWVRASDLGAAESALARAGWRRSEQHRTLPQQGDGWRWGILVRFSYELTLTHPRHSDVDLHWRLGHVGREFSFSFEQALSQSVALPAVGQGVRTLAPLQALEHLAQHGRKEAWPTLRHLVDIIELSECCGLQRVRDLACRQSNLRLALATAAHLSPDLIDGVPIDRRSTRLAAEAWAGCLSLTKVHADRLRLKGAAAVISRASMAWWLMRSAPSWPVRLNHFLWLVGPIGAVVRRR; translated from the coding sequence ATGAGCACCGCCCGGGCTGCCGTTCCGTTGGCCGCGAGCCGCTGGGTGGCGACGGCCGTCAGCCGGGTGTTGCAGCAACGCCATCCGGGGTCTGCGCTGGCGCCGTTGACGCTGCCGCCTCCCAGCGCCGCCAGCACCGACGACCTGATCGAGGCGATCGCGCGTCACCGCGTGATTCCGCTGCTGACCCCCTGGGCTGATCCGCTAGGCCTGCCGCCGGATGCCGTGGCGAAGCTTCAGGCCCTGCGGCGGCAGGAGCACCTCCTGGGGCTGGCCAACATCGTGGGCACTGTTACGGCGGCCCAGGCACTGAGCGTGGCCGGGGTGGACCATCTCGTGGTCAAGGGGGTGTGCCTGCCGGCCCTGAGCCACCGGCAACCCGCCACCCGAGGCCGCGGCGATGTCGATGTCTGGGTACGCGCCTCGGATCTGGGTGCCGCGGAATCGGCCCTGGCCAGAGCCGGTTGGCGGCGCAGTGAGCAGCACCGGACCCTGCCGCAGCAGGGGGATGGCTGGCGCTGGGGAATCCTGGTGCGCTTCAGCTACGAGCTCACCCTCACCCACCCCAGACACTCCGACGTCGATCTGCACTGGCGCCTAGGCCATGTGGGCCGGGAGTTCTCCTTTTCCTTCGAACAGGCCCTGAGCCAGTCGGTCGCTCTGCCCGCAGTGGGGCAGGGGGTGCGGACCCTGGCGCCCCTGCAGGCCCTGGAGCACCTGGCCCAGCATGGCCGCAAGGAGGCCTGGCCAACCCTGCGCCATCTGGTGGACATCATCGAGCTGAGCGAATGCTGCGGCCTGCAGCGGGTGCGGGATCTGGCATGCCGCCAGTCCAACCTGCGCCTAGCCCTGGCCACCGCCGCCCACCTGTCTCCCGATCTGATCGACGGGGTTCCCATCGATCGGCGCTCCACCCGGCTCGCGGCAGAGGCCTGGGCCGGCTGCCTGTCGCTCACCAAGGTGCACGCGGATCGGCTGCGCCTGAAGGGAGCTGCCGCGGTGATATCTCGGGCATCCATGGCCTGGTGGCTGATGCGGAGTGCACCCAGCTGGCCCGTGAGGTTGAATCATTTTCTCTGGCTGGTGGGTCCCATTGGTGCCGTTGTCCGTCGCCGCTGA
- a CDS encoding glycosyltransferase family 2 protein, with product MTTGLQGERLSVIMAVWNGERYIREALDSLLAQSRPAEEIVVVDDGSTDRTPEILAAYGPALRVVRQENAGSYAAINRGIAACTGTLLTFLDHDDLCTPSSLACRREYLEAHPELDGVFGLVEQFVSPELGPEVARRYRLVLGPRPVELLQALMVRRQAFDRVGPLDASRRTKSNIDWISRSRHEGLRLATLPELVARRRVHTSNISLRATHAGNTDLLAVVRAHHRRRQARASLDQG from the coding sequence ATGACGACAGGCCTGCAGGGCGAGCGCCTGAGCGTGATCATGGCCGTGTGGAACGGGGAGCGGTACATCCGCGAAGCCCTCGATTCGCTGCTGGCCCAGAGCCGTCCGGCTGAGGAGATCGTCGTTGTCGACGATGGCTCGACCGATCGCACCCCAGAGATCCTGGCTGCCTACGGTCCGGCTCTGCGGGTGGTGCGGCAGGAGAACGCCGGCTCATATGCCGCCATCAACCGGGGCATCGCCGCTTGCACAGGCACGCTGCTGACCTTTCTTGATCACGACGATCTCTGCACCCCCTCCTCGCTGGCCTGCCGGCGGGAGTATCTGGAGGCCCATCCCGAGTTGGATGGGGTGTTCGGCCTGGTCGAGCAGTTCGTGAGCCCGGAACTCGGCCCCGAGGTGGCTCGCCGCTACCGCCTCGTGCTCGGTCCCCGACCGGTGGAGCTGCTTCAAGCACTGATGGTGCGGCGACAGGCCTTCGATCGGGTGGGGCCCCTCGATGCCTCCCGCAGAACAAAATCGAACATCGACTGGATTTCACGCTCCCGTCACGAGGGTCTGCGCCTGGCCACGCTCCCTGAGCTTGTCGCACGCCGTCGGGTTCACACGTCCAACATCAGCCTGCGGGCCACGCATGCGGGGAACACCGATCTCCTGGCCGTGGTGCGTGCCCATCACCGGCGCCGACAGGCCCGCGCCTCCCTTGATCAGGGCTGA